From one Mytilus galloprovincialis chromosome 13, xbMytGall1.hap1.1, whole genome shotgun sequence genomic stretch:
- the LOC143057060 gene encoding uncharacterized protein LOC143057060, translating into MVLTFDVNGSVRNYRVYTSYLSSCPSRIQQLQHVRVYTDACLLFVEHKVSWDDARKSCRSFGGDLVMIKDSAKQKFILDSLTFEHWNTQNIWIGATDKAKEGDWRWIDGSHVTYGNFADGQGNKYHVTRRFLFSDGSNEDCALIRRSDGGLWHDYPCDFGLGSLGYHYTYVCEFPRTDKLVQVRSTTTFIPQNTNPYNTTITTVSTQSTTAKAFILTKLVKSGRNVTFSCPIRRADGIVVWHGPPDSRTLYASGTVINPRLSTIAIVGDHAQGEYNLYLSFVTKYDEGHYTCGMTYNGTYQSQGFSLHVY; encoded by the exons ATGGTGTTAACGTTTGATGTAAATGGCAGCGTTAGGAACTATCGAGTGTACACAAGTT atttatcatCATGTCCATCAAGAATTCAGCAACTGCAACACGTACGTGTCTATACAGATGCATGCTTACTGTTTGTCGAACATAAAGTGTCATGGGACGATGCTCGTAAAAGCTGCAGGAGCTTTGGAGGAGATTTAGTAATGATAAAAGATAGCGCAAAACAAAAGTTCATTTTGGATTCTTTAACATTTGAACATTGGAATACACAAAATATATGGATTGGTGCAACAGACAAGGCTAAAGAAGGCGATTGGCGCTGGATAGACG GAAGTCATGTAACATACGGAAATTTTGCGGACGGACAAGGAAATAAGTACCACGTCACAAGAagatttttattttctgatgGTTCAAACGAAGACTGCGCACTGATTAGACGTAGTGATGGTGGTCTATGGCATGATTATCCGTGTGATTTCGGTTTAGGGAGCTTAGGATATCATTACACTTATGTCTGTGAATTCC CCAGGACTGATAAGCTTGTACAAGTACGATCAACTACTACATTCATTCCACAAAACACCAATCCTTATAATACAACTATCACAACAGTATCAACACAGTCGACAACAGCTAAAG CTTTCATACTGACAAAACTTGTAAAATCAGGCAGAAATGTAACATTCAGTTGTCCCATTAGACGTGCTGATGGAATTGTAGTATGGCATGGACCTCCAGATTCCAGGACATTATATGCAAGTGGCACAGTAATCAATCCAAGGCTGTCAACTATTGCTATTGTTGGTGATCATGCACAAGGAGAATATAACCTGTATTTAAGTTTCGTAACAAAGTATGACGAAGGTCATTATACATGTGGTATGACGTACAACGGTACTTACCAGTCACAAGGAttttcattacatgtatattaa
- the LOC143057061 gene encoding uncharacterized protein LOC143057061 isoform X1, with the protein MSLSIVLTIALGLCHQVFGQSDLSACPTRIRTLKHVRVYTDACLLFVEHELSWDDARKSCRSLGGDLVTVKDSGKEKFILDSLRLEHWNAANVWIGATDRAKEGDWRWIDGSHLAYGHFAKGQGNNHNTGFLFAGGSNEDCALIRRSDGGLWHDYPCHPIVGNIGYHYTYACEFPKSTMAPSTITMAPTTTTMAPTTTTMATTSTTIETMAPSTANPNIETPAPTTYNPNVETPAPTTSNPNIETPAPTTMANIETPAPTTLPNVETPAATMPNIETPLPTASNNIIVGNNTVIIGKKRRL; encoded by the exons ATGTCGTTGTCCATAGTTTTGACCATTGCACTTGGCCTTTGTCATCAAGTCTTCGGCCAATCAG ATTTATCAGCATGTCCAACACGAATTAGGACTTTGAAACACGTGCGTGTGTATACAGATGCATGCTTGTTGTTTGTCGAACATGAATTGTCATGGGATGATGCTCGCAAAAGCTGCCGGAGCCTTGGAGGAGATTTAGTAACGGTGAAAGATAGTGGAAAAGAAAAATTCATTCTGGATTCCTTAAGATTGGAGCATTGGAATGCAGCAAATGTGTGGATTGGTGCAACAGACAGGGCAAAGGAAGGGGACTGGCGGTGGATAGACG GAAGTCATTTAGCATACGGGCATTTTGCGAAAGGTCAAGGTAATAACCACAACACAGGATTTTTATTTGCTGGTGGTTCAAATGAAGACTGTGCTTTGATAAGACGTAGTGATGGTGGTCTGTGGCATGATTACCCATGTCATCCAATCGTAGGGAACATAGGATATCATTATACTTATGCCTGTGAATTCC CAAAGAGTACTATGGCGCCGAGTACGATTACTATGGCGCCGACAACGACTACTATGGCGCCGACAACGACTACCATGGCGACGACATCGACTACTATTGAAACGATGGCACCATCAACAGCTAATCCTAACATAGAGACGCCAGCGCCAACAACATATAACCCTAACGTAGAGACGCCAGCACCAACAACATCTAATCCTAACATAGAGACGCCAGCACCAACAACGATGGCGAATATAGAAACACCAGCACCAACTACTCTGCCCAATGTCGAAACTCCAGCCGCAACAATGCCGAACATTGAGACTCCATTACCAACAGCATCCAATAATATCATCGTTGGCAACAATACTGTTATCATTGGTAAAAAAAGAAGACTCTAA
- the LOC143056218 gene encoding myogenesis-regulating glycosidase-like, with product MSGHKINGRMKVGLALLSLILLSAIVGIIAWQVGLNNNEEPQTADEYVVGNLHLEKYTWNFKIRNSDTDVRLSGQLSNTGSTKIVADDCGSSDNVLCLDWIGTKDLLISYNKYASTECYDIHWRTRYCSDQILLDCFDLHNAHWYGGYEDWNQFWPLERTEMNLSAFVANDSYAKRIGGVQERYFINSQGVGINISSDDPLYISINQTSDKQICLMAKYEKYPYTNIKGGYPHLSYTICIADNVRKIHDFMSASFSKPSDIPDRKLFKYPIWSTWAQYHKDINQTTVIEFASNILKYNFSHSQVEIDDDWTPKYGDMVFNVKKFPNATEMVKQLNAMGFRVTIWVHPFFNIDSLTFQEAASKFFLVRQYDSQVPALVSWWDGNAAGILDVSNKDAVQWFIEKLQFLQKTYNISSFKFDAGETNWLPNIFETAYDSPNFYPTKWAEIAYASDTEVRHQEVRVGVSTQHLPVFVRMLDKNSNWENKNGLKTLINTALTFGLLGYPFVLPDMIGGNAYEGNKPDRELFIRWLEATALLPAMQFSIVPWQYDDEVVNISRKFVQLHEEYSDLIIKLAEESVRTGAPIIRPLWWISPLDKECQIIDTEFLLGNNTLVAPVLEQGAISRDIYLPLGRWRASIDGRVINGPEYLRNYSVKLDELPIFTRLV from the coding sequence ATGTCTGGACACAAAATTAATGGAAGAATGAAAGTTGGTCTCGCCTTGCTTTCATTGATATTGCTCAGCGCTATTGTTGGAATAATTGCCTGGCAAGTTGGACTAAATAATAACGAGGAACCTCAGACTGCAGACGAGTATGTTGTTGGGAATTTACACTTGGAAAAATATACCTggaattttaaaataagaaattcaGATACAGATGTTCGTCTATCCGGACAATTATCAAATACCGGAAGTACAAAAATAGTTGCTGATGACTGTGGGAGTTCCGATAATGTTCTTTGTCTAGACTGGATTGGTACAAAAGATCTACTTATatcttataataaatatgcatccACCGAATGCTATGATATACATTGGAGAACACGTTATTGCTCTGATCAAATTTTGTTAGATTGTTTCGATTTACATAATGCTCACTGGTACGGTGGCTACGAGGATTGGAACCAGTTCTGGCCTTTGGAGCGAACGGAAATGAACCTCTCTGCTTTTGTTGCTAATGATTCATACGCTAAACGCATTGGAGGTGTACAGGAACGTTATTTCATCAATTCACAAGGAGTAGGGATAAACATTAGTAGCGATGATCCGCTTTATATTAGCATCAACCAAACGTCCGATAAACAAATTTGCCTAATGGCTAAATATGAAAAGTATCCATATACGAACATCAAAGGAGGGTACCCTCATTTGTCTTACACAATTTGCATCGCTGATAACGTTCGGAAGATTCATGATTTCATGTCGGCGTCATTTTCCAAGCCATCAGATATTCCAGATAGAAAATTATTTAAGTATCCGATTTGGTCAACATGGGCTCAATACCATAAAGATATAAATCAAACAACTGTAATAGAGTttgcttcaaatattttaaaatataacttttcACATTCACAAGTAGAAATAGACGATGACTGGACACCAAAATATGGTGATATGGTTTTTAATGTCAAGAAATTTCCTAATGCAACTGAAATGGTTAAACAACTAAATGCAATGGGATTTAGAGTAACTATTTGGGTCCATCCATTCTTCAATATTGATTCATTAACATTTCAAGAAGCGGCATCTAAATTCTTTCTTGTAAGACAATATGATTCACAAGTGCCGGCCCTTGTTTCGTGGTGGGACGGGAATGCAGCGGGGATTTTAGATGTTTCGAATAAGGATGCAGTGCAGTGgtttattgaaaaattacaatttttacaaaaaacatacaatataagCTCATTCAAATTTGATGCAGGTGAAACAAACTGGTTGCCAAATATTTTCGAAACCGCTTACGACAGTCCAAATTTCTATCCAACTAAATGGGCGGAGATAGCTTATGCCTCTGATACTGAAGTTCGACATCAAGAAGTTCGAGTTGGTGTCAGCACACAGCATTTACCAGTGTTTGTACGCATGCTTGATAAAAATTCGAACTGGGAAAATAAAAATGGATTGAAAACGCTGATCAACACTGCGTTGACATTCGGTTTACTCGGATATCCATTCGTATTGCCTGATATGATTGGAGGAAATGCATATGAAGGGAATAAGCCAGACCGTGAGTTATTTATTAGATGGTTAGAGGCTACTGCACTACTTCCGGCAATGCAGTTTTCTATTGTACCTTGGCAGTACGACGATGAAGTTGTCAATATATCTCGAAAGTTTGTGCAGTTGCACGAAGAATATTCCGATCTTATAATTAAGCTGGCCGAAGAGTCGGTTCGGACAGGGGCTCCTATTATTCGCCCTTTGTGGTGGATATCACCGCTGGATAAAGAATGTCAAATAATTGACACCGAATTTTTGCTTGGAAATAACACACTAGTAGCACCTGTGTTAGAACAGGGAGCAATTTCAAGAGACATATATTTACCTCTAGGCAGATGGAGGGCGTCAATAGACGGACGGGTTATTAATGGCCCTGAATATTTGCGTAATTATAGTGTGAAACTTGACGAATTACCGATATTCACTCGTCTAGTTTGA